The Sorangiineae bacterium MSr11367 genome window below encodes:
- a CDS encoding crotonase/enoyl-CoA hydratase family protein codes for MHEPIVVKQDGHVAVLTLNRPKTRNALSGEEMFAAFEDIFAVLNGTRSVRAAVLTGAGTAFCSGGNIAEMRERKGMFAGSPDEISERYRHGIQRIPRAFASLEVPIVAAVNGPAIGAGCDLACMCDVRIASRSARFAESFVKLGIVPGDGGAWFLPRIVGLSRAAELIFTGATIDADEAFHIGLVSRVVEPEALMDEALSLAHRMAENPPQALRWAKRLLHHGQNATLDEALDLAGRFQGLAHHSGGHAEAVAAHFEKRKPLFRGD; via the coding sequence ATGCATGAACCCATCGTGGTGAAGCAAGACGGACACGTGGCGGTGTTGACCCTCAACCGACCGAAAACGCGCAATGCGTTGAGCGGCGAGGAGATGTTTGCGGCCTTCGAAGACATTTTCGCGGTGCTCAATGGCACTCGAAGCGTGCGTGCCGCGGTGCTGACCGGCGCCGGCACCGCGTTTTGCTCGGGAGGGAACATCGCCGAGATGCGCGAGCGAAAAGGTATGTTCGCCGGCTCTCCGGATGAAATCTCCGAACGGTATCGGCATGGCATCCAGCGGATCCCGCGGGCCTTCGCCTCGCTCGAGGTGCCCATCGTCGCCGCGGTGAACGGGCCTGCGATCGGCGCCGGTTGCGATCTCGCGTGCATGTGCGACGTGCGCATCGCCTCACGAAGCGCGCGCTTCGCCGAGAGCTTCGTCAAGCTGGGTATCGTGCCTGGCGATGGCGGGGCCTGGTTTCTGCCGCGGATCGTCGGCCTCTCCCGTGCGGCCGAACTGATCTTCACCGGCGCCACGATCGACGCGGACGAGGCCTTCCACATCGGGCTGGTCTCGCGCGTGGTCGAGCCCGAGGCGCTGATGGACGAGGCGCTGTCCCTCGCGCATCGCATGGCCGAAAATCCTCCGCAGGCCCTGCGTTGGGCCAAACGGCTCCTGCACCATGGCCAGAACGCGACCCTCGACGAAGCGCTGGACCTCGCGGGGCGTTTCCAAGGCCTCGCCCACCACTCGGGCGGCCACGCCGAGGCGGTCGCCGCCCATTTCGAAAAGCGAAAACCATTGTTTCGCGGGGACTAA
- a CDS encoding fumarylacetoacetate hydrolase family protein: MKLVTIDSVRGGAPGALLASGEVLHLGKAARAEGLEAWLPSTMRALLAGGVEGANVVRRILSRVDSASEDEKCALRARGIITDARTPCLAPVPDPSLILAAGLSYRSHLREMHGTPAPPHPTAFLKAPSSVAAPESSLRLPPQAPNCVDFEGELACIFDRPCHHVSREDALSYVAGYTAANDISARDWVGGVWSATEPWPARLSWEVNIMGKQMPGFTPLGPVLTTADEIPDPRDLQLVTRVNGVIMQSAPVSDLLFELAEMIAHFSHWYTFQPGDVLLTGTPAGVGVGRTPRAFLRAGDIVEVEISQIGILRTHIAA, from the coding sequence ATGAAGCTGGTCACCATCGACAGCGTTCGCGGGGGTGCCCCCGGCGCGCTGCTCGCATCGGGCGAGGTGCTGCACCTGGGCAAGGCCGCGCGCGCGGAGGGGCTCGAAGCATGGCTTCCCTCCACGATGCGCGCCCTACTCGCCGGCGGCGTGGAAGGCGCCAACGTCGTTCGAAGGATTCTCTCGCGCGTGGACTCGGCGAGCGAGGACGAGAAGTGCGCCCTGCGCGCGCGTGGGATCATCACCGATGCACGAACGCCCTGCCTCGCCCCCGTGCCCGATCCGTCGTTGATCCTGGCCGCGGGGCTCTCCTATCGCTCGCACCTCCGCGAGATGCACGGTACGCCGGCGCCGCCGCATCCCACCGCGTTTCTCAAAGCGCCGTCCTCCGTGGCCGCGCCGGAATCCTCGTTGCGCCTGCCGCCGCAAGCGCCCAATTGCGTCGATTTCGAAGGCGAACTCGCCTGCATATTCGACCGCCCGTGCCACCACGTCTCACGCGAAGACGCCTTGTCGTACGTGGCCGGCTACACCGCCGCCAACGACATCTCGGCGCGCGATTGGGTGGGGGGCGTTTGGTCCGCCACGGAGCCTTGGCCGGCACGCCTCTCCTGGGAGGTGAACATCATGGGCAAGCAGATGCCCGGCTTCACACCGCTGGGGCCCGTGTTGACGACGGCCGACGAGATCCCCGACCCGCGAGACCTGCAGCTGGTCACACGGGTCAATGGAGTGATCATGCAATCCGCCCCCGTCTCGGACTTGCTTTTCGAGCTGGCCGAGATGATCGCTCACTTTTCCCATTGGTACACCTTCCAACCCGGCGATGTGCTCCTCACGGGAACGCCCGCGGGCGTCGGCGTGGGCCGAACCCCGCGCGCGTTTCTGCGGGCGGGCGACATCGTCGAGGTGGAAATCAGCCAAATTGGCATTCTGCGGACGCACATCGCTGCGTAG
- a CDS encoding SDR family oxidoreductase: MADRKKALVTGGATGIGRSTVLALARAGYDVALNYNSSEEDAQATAEQARALDARTLLLQGDVSDERRVREMLTAVGAEFGSLDALVNNAGTTASWKIGDLETLDLGEWDRTFAVNVRGTFQVTRAAVPLLAKGCDPSVVNMASIVGLRPGQQPPPYAASKAAVVNLTRTLAWNLGPKIRVNAVAPGWMEGDWMQRMLGDKYTEAMGRRAKMTPLRRCLVPDDVAETIVNLLTSNRFVTGEVVVIDGGFSSST; encoded by the coding sequence ATGGCAGACAGGAAGAAGGCGCTGGTGACCGGCGGCGCCACGGGCATTGGCCGCAGCACCGTGCTCGCTTTGGCGCGCGCCGGCTATGACGTGGCCCTCAACTACAACTCCAGCGAGGAGGACGCGCAAGCTACGGCCGAACAGGCTCGGGCGCTCGACGCGCGCACCCTGCTTTTGCAGGGCGACGTGAGCGACGAACGCCGGGTTCGCGAGATGCTCACCGCCGTCGGCGCGGAGTTCGGATCGCTCGACGCTCTGGTGAACAATGCAGGGACGACGGCATCCTGGAAAATAGGCGATCTCGAGACGCTCGACCTCGGGGAATGGGATCGCACGTTCGCGGTCAATGTCCGCGGTACGTTCCAAGTGACCCGCGCGGCGGTGCCGCTCCTGGCCAAAGGCTGCGATCCCTCCGTCGTCAACATGGCCAGCATCGTCGGCTTGCGGCCGGGGCAGCAACCTCCGCCCTATGCGGCCAGCAAAGCCGCCGTGGTGAACCTCACGCGGACGTTGGCCTGGAACTTGGGGCCGAAAATACGCGTCAATGCCGTGGCGCCGGGTTGGATGGAGGGCGATTGGATGCAGCGCATGCTCGGGGACAAGTACACCGAGGCCATGGGCCGGCGCGCGAAAATGACGCCGCTCCGGCGATGCCTCGTGCCCGACGACGTGGCCGAGACCATCGTGAATCTCCTTACGTCGAATCGATTCGTCACCGGCGAGGTCGTGGTCATCGACGGCGGTTTTTCCAGCTCGACCTAA
- a CDS encoding NAD(P)-dependent oxidoreductase — protein MSTTLLGFIGLGNVGEPMAANLLAKDFDVLGYDIRANANFVARGGRAVAQVAHVAAAPVIIQSLPTVAALEATIEALLPVLRPRQVIIEISSYPLAAKRAAAERVAERGAILLDCEISGLPPQVAERKAVIFKSGDARAVDELHGVFEAMAEQHFYLGEFGAATKMKLIANTMVCVHNLMAAEALTLGARAGLDPRRMVEVLVPSAAGSATFANKAPLMLARSFRPGRGPFRHMFGYLARAREMARECGASTPLLHAASEVYRRAESEGRHEEDIAAVLEIVEAYDSERRRGDD, from the coding sequence GTGAGCACGACCTTGTTGGGGTTCATCGGATTGGGCAACGTCGGCGAACCCATGGCGGCGAATCTGCTGGCCAAGGATTTCGACGTACTGGGTTACGACATTCGGGCAAATGCCAACTTCGTGGCCCGCGGCGGGCGCGCCGTGGCGCAGGTGGCGCATGTCGCCGCAGCCCCGGTCATCATCCAGAGCCTACCGACGGTGGCCGCACTGGAAGCGACCATCGAGGCTCTGCTGCCGGTTCTTCGCCCTCGGCAGGTCATCATCGAGATCAGCAGCTACCCCTTGGCCGCCAAGCGGGCGGCGGCCGAACGCGTCGCCGAACGCGGTGCGATCCTGCTCGATTGCGAGATCAGCGGGTTGCCCCCGCAGGTGGCCGAACGCAAAGCCGTCATCTTCAAATCGGGCGATGCCCGCGCCGTCGACGAATTGCACGGCGTCTTCGAGGCCATGGCCGAGCAGCACTTCTATCTCGGTGAGTTCGGTGCGGCCACCAAGATGAAACTCATCGCCAACACCATGGTCTGCGTCCACAACCTGATGGCGGCCGAAGCGCTCACCCTGGGCGCGCGTGCGGGGCTCGATCCACGGCGCATGGTCGAGGTCCTCGTCCCCAGCGCCGCGGGCTCGGCCACCTTTGCCAACAAGGCGCCCTTGATGCTCGCGCGAAGCTTCCGTCCCGGCCGCGGTCCATTCCGCCACATGTTCGGATACCTGGCACGAGCCCGCGAAATGGCCCGAGAATGCGGCGCATCGACGCCACTGCTGCACGCCGCATCGGAGGTATACCGTCGCGCGGAATCCGAAGGACGCCACGAGGAAGATATCGCGGCCGTCCTCGAGATCGTCGAAGCGTACGACTCGGAAAGGAGACGAGGCGATGATTGA
- a CDS encoding amidohydrolase family protein → MRMIDLHCYPGTPEWIRAQGPYVDALATYWKRSWVGKAEDDVMAEFAGAGVEACLVALDLETTVATPPCTNEYVHGIWKRHPDRILQCWGSVEPAKGEIAIRQARRAVSELGFMGFHFHPIMQHFSVDDRRYYPLFEEIQSLGAAVMIDVGTTGMGAGMPGGMGARLRHAHPSAIDALAADFPTLNILMAHPGWPWVDETTAVALHKGNVYWEMSGWAPKHFPGNLKVDIRGRLQDKIMFGSDYPSLPYERILREWSELGYSDTVMEKVFHGNAERVLGL, encoded by the coding sequence ATGCGTATGATCGATCTGCATTGTTACCCCGGTACCCCCGAGTGGATTCGCGCCCAGGGGCCTTACGTCGATGCGCTTGCGACGTACTGGAAGCGAAGTTGGGTCGGCAAGGCCGAGGACGACGTAATGGCCGAATTCGCCGGGGCGGGGGTGGAGGCGTGTTTGGTGGCGCTCGATCTGGAGACCACCGTGGCGACGCCGCCCTGCACGAACGAGTACGTTCACGGCATCTGGAAACGCCACCCGGATCGCATCCTTCAATGTTGGGGCTCGGTGGAGCCCGCAAAAGGGGAAATCGCCATACGGCAGGCAAGAAGAGCCGTTTCCGAGCTTGGGTTCATGGGATTTCACTTCCATCCCATCATGCAGCACTTCTCCGTGGACGATCGTCGGTACTATCCGCTGTTCGAGGAAATTCAAAGCTTGGGCGCGGCCGTGATGATCGACGTTGGCACCACGGGCATGGGCGCGGGGATGCCGGGCGGAATGGGCGCGCGGCTTCGCCATGCGCATCCTTCGGCGATCGATGCGCTGGCCGCCGACTTCCCGACGTTGAACATCCTCATGGCCCACCCGGGGTGGCCGTGGGTCGATGAAACCACCGCGGTGGCCCTGCACAAAGGCAATGTGTACTGGGAAATGTCGGGCTGGGCTCCAAAACACTTTCCGGGCAACCTCAAGGTGGATATCCGTGGTCGCTTGCAGGATAAAATCATGTTCGGCAGCGACTATCCGAGTTTGCCGTACGAGCGCATTCTTCGCGAATGGTCGGAGCTCGGCTACTCCGACACCGTGATGGAAAAGGTCTTCCACGGCAACGCCGAGCGCGTGCTGGGCTTGTGA
- a CDS encoding AMP-binding protein translates to MLEGFVPFPPELVARYRDRGYWRGRTLAQEFALALERFSDRTALIDGARHYRYADLDRLSDNLALNLLGLGLRPLDRVVLSLPNTAEFVILYLALQKIGCIPIAALVTHRYAELRQFVVLSQARACVYPAAHGDFHFGPVAERIAREAPSLSWRIALGEPGPGEHSLTRLIEEPAATSPSVLEALSIDSTDPCIFQLSGGTTGIPKLIPRTNEDYAYNSRVAAEVTLVDEDSVLLLVLPIAHNLPLACPGIQGFMFHGARVVLHGNTRPDEILALVEKHRVTHLKVVPALLIRLVNHPAAGNFDLSSVRLVQSGGQRMQPEVRARARRTFPQAFVQENFGMSEGLLMFVRKDDPEDVLLETCGRPVCEDDEVKLLDDEGREVSRGEVGELACRGPYTLRGYYGVPEYNAQRFTADGYYLSGDLLRLHRSGNYIVEGRKKDLINRGGEKISAEEVENLILMHPAVQNVACVPIPDEALGEKMCACVLLKPGEALTFEGLSAFLRGHEIAKFKLPERLEVFREFPLSTFGKISKKELGAMVVARMTGDSSCV, encoded by the coding sequence ATGTTGGAAGGCTTCGTTCCGTTTCCTCCGGAGTTGGTCGCTCGCTACCGCGACCGCGGCTACTGGCGCGGACGTACACTCGCCCAGGAGTTCGCCCTGGCGCTCGAGCGCTTTTCCGACCGCACCGCGCTCATCGACGGGGCGCGCCACTACCGCTACGCGGACCTCGACCGGCTGAGTGACAACCTCGCGCTCAACTTGCTCGGCCTCGGGCTGCGGCCGCTGGATCGCGTGGTGCTTTCTCTGCCGAACACCGCCGAATTCGTCATTCTGTATTTGGCACTGCAAAAGATAGGGTGCATTCCCATTGCGGCGCTGGTGACGCATCGGTACGCGGAATTGCGCCAATTCGTCGTTCTTTCCCAGGCGCGCGCGTGTGTGTACCCGGCCGCGCACGGCGACTTTCACTTTGGCCCCGTGGCGGAGCGGATTGCGCGCGAAGCGCCGAGCCTTTCGTGGCGCATCGCCCTCGGCGAGCCCGGTCCTGGGGAGCATTCGCTGACCCGCCTCATCGAGGAGCCGGCGGCCACGAGCCCCTCGGTCCTGGAGGCGCTCTCCATCGATTCCACCGATCCATGCATTTTCCAGCTATCGGGGGGCACCACCGGCATTCCAAAGTTGATCCCACGCACCAACGAGGACTACGCGTACAACTCGCGGGTGGCGGCCGAGGTGACGTTGGTCGACGAAGACTCGGTTCTTCTGCTGGTGCTTCCCATTGCCCACAATTTGCCCCTGGCCTGCCCGGGCATTCAGGGCTTCATGTTCCACGGCGCGCGCGTGGTGCTGCATGGGAATACGCGCCCGGACGAGATTCTGGCCTTGGTGGAGAAGCATCGGGTCACGCACCTGAAGGTGGTTCCGGCGCTGCTGATACGCCTGGTGAATCACCCGGCCGCCGGCAACTTCGATCTATCCTCCGTCCGGCTGGTGCAGAGCGGCGGACAGCGCATGCAGCCCGAGGTGCGCGCGCGCGCGCGGCGAACGTTCCCCCAAGCCTTCGTTCAGGAGAACTTTGGAATGTCCGAGGGACTCCTGATGTTCGTGCGAAAGGACGACCCCGAGGACGTGCTCTTGGAAACGTGCGGGCGTCCCGTGTGCGAGGACGACGAGGTCAAGCTGCTCGACGACGAGGGAAGGGAGGTTTCTCGAGGCGAGGTGGGGGAGCTTGCGTGCCGCGGGCCGTACACCCTGCGCGGCTATTACGGTGTGCCGGAGTACAATGCGCAACGCTTCACGGCGGATGGATATTATCTCTCCGGCGATCTACTGCGTTTGCACCGCTCGGGGAATTACATCGTCGAAGGACGGAAGAAGGACCTCATCAACCGCGGCGGCGAAAAGATTAGCGCCGAAGAGGTAGAAAATCTGATTCTCATGCACCCGGCCGTGCAAAACGTGGCCTGCGTGCCGATCCCCGACGAAGCCCTCGGGGAAAAGATGTGCGCGTGTGTCCTGTTGAAGCCGGGGGAAGCGCTGACATTCGAGGGGTTGTCGGCGTTTCTGCGGGGGCATGAGATTGCGAAGTTCAAATTACCGGAACGGCTGGAAGTGTTCCGCGAATTCCCCCTGTCTACATTCGGCAAAATTTCGAAGAAAGAGCTCGGTGCCATGGTCGTGGCACGGATGACGGGAGACTCCTCATGCGTATGA
- a CDS encoding LysR substrate-binding domain-containing protein: MKLEQLREMLAIVEHGSLRAAARRLGIPQPALTRTVHALESELGVALFERETRGMTLTARGRLFHRRATAMVNELQKARDELSQSAGLDEGTVVVALSIMPHLAMLPRALPYFRKRYPKVRLHVIEGLFPDVEGRVRSGTIDFYVGAAPRDPPAPGLVTRILVENTRAVVGRKGHPLSTTAGRPRSLRELAGTPWAVTALDYDAESDFRHLFAAHGLPDPVIALRVHSAMSLMVALASTDHLAMLPVQWKEFPLTRDALQIIPVKERLPAPAIILTRRPDLPLTPAAEFFCDALLRYLPAQPR; encoded by the coding sequence ATGAAACTCGAACAGCTTCGCGAAATGCTGGCCATCGTCGAACACGGCAGCCTTCGGGCCGCCGCACGGAGACTCGGCATTCCGCAACCCGCGCTCACCCGCACCGTACACGCATTGGAGAGTGAATTGGGTGTGGCCCTCTTCGAGCGCGAAACCCGAGGAATGACGCTCACGGCGCGGGGCCGCCTCTTTCATCGACGCGCAACCGCGATGGTGAACGAGCTGCAGAAAGCCCGCGACGAGCTCTCGCAATCGGCCGGGCTCGACGAAGGCACGGTGGTGGTCGCGCTGTCGATCATGCCCCACCTCGCCATGCTGCCCCGGGCGCTCCCGTACTTTCGCAAGCGCTATCCAAAGGTGCGGCTGCACGTCATCGAGGGCCTTTTTCCCGACGTGGAAGGCCGCGTCCGCAGCGGCACCATCGATTTTTACGTCGGTGCCGCCCCGCGCGATCCGCCGGCCCCGGGCCTGGTCACGCGCATCCTCGTCGAGAACACGCGCGCGGTGGTCGGGAGAAAAGGCCATCCGCTGTCCACCACGGCGGGCCGCCCGCGGTCTCTCCGCGAGCTCGCGGGCACGCCGTGGGCGGTGACGGCACTCGACTACGACGCCGAAAGCGACTTTCGGCACTTGTTCGCGGCACACGGTCTTCCCGATCCCGTGATTGCCCTTCGGGTGCACTCGGCCATGTCCCTCATGGTCGCATTGGCCTCTACGGATCATCTGGCGATGCTTCCGGTCCAGTGGAAGGAATTTCCATTGACCCGAGACGCGCTGCAAATCATCCCCGTCAAGGAGCGCCTGCCCGCCCCGGCCATCATCCTCACGCGCCGGCCGGATCTTCCCCTGACCCCCGCCGCCGAGTTCTTTTGCGATGCGCTGCTGCGCTACCTCCCCGCGCAGCCTCGGTGA
- a CDS encoding MFS transporter, which yields MRAQHEGVPFTSARSAGIVAAIIAASLTTSLTVPPILPRMLAHFAGVPGVTLLVPLVVSLPLMISTVAAPITGILSDRFGRRPIVLGASALSAILGILPYWLDSLMAILVARALMGLTTGALLACTSALIGDFFAGPRRRGVLGAKYAALGIAHIVTFIVIGHLAATNWRNAFWIFLWGLVAAALVAAFIPRQTEFRARHDAPSAIVPWRKLAAVFLGVYLGHATFDVVLSGVPFLLEQRGFGGTRAASYFSAVAATGMLIGASSYPFLGRRISGPVLWCVTFGFASVGYATLASATSRPGIVLGTLIATMGCGLVSPNSLHMLFDAVPLHARGRVSGVHTVFFFLGLATGPLVGIGGAKLLGSSSRLYTCLSAALLAILTVYAVLARRAANQSGRNSCTKKRSPSARFSAKTS from the coding sequence ATGAGGGCGCAACACGAGGGCGTTCCATTCACGAGCGCGCGATCGGCTGGCATCGTCGCCGCGATCATCGCAGCAAGCTTGACGACCAGCCTCACGGTCCCCCCTATCCTGCCGCGGATGCTCGCGCACTTTGCCGGTGTGCCGGGCGTCACCCTGCTCGTGCCGCTGGTCGTGTCGCTTCCCTTGATGATCAGCACGGTCGCGGCGCCGATCACCGGCATTCTCAGTGATCGTTTCGGGCGGCGGCCGATCGTCCTCGGCGCGTCCGCGCTCAGCGCAATCCTCGGCATCTTGCCCTATTGGCTCGATTCGTTGATGGCCATTTTGGTCGCGCGCGCCCTCATGGGCCTGACCACCGGCGCTCTCCTCGCGTGCACCTCGGCGCTGATCGGCGATTTTTTCGCCGGACCTCGCCGTCGGGGCGTACTTGGCGCCAAATACGCCGCACTCGGCATCGCGCACATCGTCACGTTCATCGTCATCGGCCATCTGGCGGCCACCAACTGGCGCAACGCATTCTGGATCTTTCTATGGGGCTTGGTGGCGGCAGCGCTGGTCGCGGCGTTCATCCCGCGCCAAACCGAGTTCCGCGCGCGCCACGATGCGCCCTCCGCCATCGTCCCGTGGAGGAAGCTTGCCGCGGTCTTCCTCGGCGTCTACCTCGGCCACGCGACGTTCGACGTGGTGCTGAGCGGCGTTCCCTTCCTGCTCGAGCAACGCGGATTCGGCGGGACACGGGCGGCCAGCTACTTCTCCGCGGTCGCCGCCACGGGAATGCTCATCGGGGCGTCGTCGTATCCATTCCTCGGCCGCCGCATCTCGGGTCCCGTCCTCTGGTGCGTCACGTTTGGCTTCGCATCCGTCGGCTACGCGACGCTCGCGTCGGCGACGAGCCGCCCCGGGATCGTCCTCGGCACCCTGATCGCCACCATGGGTTGCGGCCTCGTTTCGCCCAACAGCCTGCACATGCTGTTCGACGCCGTCCCCCTTCATGCGCGCGGCCGCGTCTCCGGCGTGCACACGGTCTTCTTCTTTCTGGGCCTGGCCACCGGCCCGCTGGTCGGCATCGGCGGCGCCAAGCTGCTTGGCTCGTCCTCGCGGCTCTACACGTGCCTTTCCGCGGCCCTGTTGGCCATCCTCACCGTATACGCCGTACTAGCTCGGCGAGCCGCAAATCAGAGCGGGAGGAACAGCTGCACGAAAAAACGGTCGCCCTCCGCGCGATTCTCCGCCAAGACTTCGTGA
- the pcaF gene encoding 3-oxoadipyl-CoA thiolase, translating into MGVAYLCSGVRTPIGRYGGALSGVRTDDLMAIPLRALMDCSPAVDWERLDEVYCGCVNQAGEDNRNVARMAALLAGLPPSVAAATVNRLCASGLEAIACAARGIVAGEIDLAMAGGVESMSRAPLVMPKPATAFSRHAEIHDSTMGWRFVNPRMVSSYGVDSMGETAENVAREHGISRADQDAFALRSQQRAARALRDGLFEREIVAVPTSKKGGGVTAPVTQDEHPRPDATAEVLARLTPAFRPDGTVTAGNSSGINDGAAALLVASDDAVRRCNLEPLARVVATATAGVLPRIMGVGPVPAVRKLLDRTGLGLDDFDVIELNEAFASQALAVLRMLGLPDDGESINPNGGAIALGHPLGMSGVRLALTAVHQLHRTKTRRALCAMCIGVGQGMAMALERV; encoded by the coding sequence ATGGGGGTCGCCTATCTTTGCAGCGGCGTCCGCACGCCCATCGGTCGCTATGGGGGAGCCTTGTCTGGGGTGCGCACCGACGATCTCATGGCGATTCCTCTGCGCGCGCTGATGGATTGCTCACCGGCCGTCGATTGGGAGCGGCTCGACGAAGTGTATTGCGGCTGCGTCAACCAGGCCGGGGAGGACAACCGCAATGTCGCGCGCATGGCCGCGTTGCTGGCCGGATTGCCACCCAGCGTGGCCGCCGCCACCGTGAATCGACTTTGCGCATCGGGACTGGAGGCCATTGCGTGTGCGGCGCGCGGCATCGTCGCGGGGGAAATCGATTTGGCCATGGCGGGCGGCGTGGAAAGTATGAGCCGCGCGCCCCTGGTCATGCCCAAACCGGCGACGGCGTTCTCGCGGCACGCGGAAATCCACGATTCGACCATGGGGTGGCGCTTCGTCAATCCGCGGATGGTCTCGTCGTACGGAGTGGATAGCATGGGCGAGACCGCCGAGAACGTGGCGCGTGAACACGGTATTTCCCGCGCGGATCAGGACGCGTTCGCCCTGCGCAGCCAGCAGCGCGCCGCGCGTGCCCTGCGCGATGGGCTCTTCGAGCGCGAAATCGTCGCCGTTCCGACGAGCAAAAAGGGAGGAGGCGTAACCGCGCCGGTGACCCAGGACGAGCACCCGCGACCCGACGCCACCGCGGAGGTCCTGGCACGGCTCACGCCGGCGTTTCGGCCGGATGGCACGGTGACGGCGGGCAATTCGTCGGGCATCAACGATGGGGCCGCGGCGCTGCTCGTGGCGAGCGACGATGCGGTCCGGCGGTGCAACCTGGAGCCACTCGCGCGGGTGGTGGCGACGGCGACGGCGGGTGTGTTGCCGCGGATCATGGGCGTGGGGCCGGTTCCGGCCGTGCGCAAGTTGCTGGACCGGACGGGCCTGGGGCTCGACGATTTCGATGTCATCGAACTCAATGAGGCATTTGCATCGCAGGCATTGGCGGTACTTCGCATGCTCGGGCTGCCCGATGATGGGGAATCGATCAACCCAAATGGCGGAGCGATTGCCCTGGGCCACCCGCTGGGCATGTCCGGGGTGCGTCTGGCCCTGACGGCGGTCCATCAGCTCCACCGGACGAAGACGCGCCGTGCCCTGTGTGCCATGTGCATTGGCGTGGGGCAGGGCATGGCCATGGCGCTGGAGCGCGTGTGA
- a CDS encoding YciI family protein has translation MIERKSYFILLRSIIDATSLPAVVAEHLQWVAEHAREGRIVASGPSFRPDGTGDVGLTVFDVESFEAAETLAKGDPFFQKKIATFEIRRWDVRDGIATR, from the coding sequence ATGATTGAGCGAAAGTCGTATTTCATCCTGCTGCGCAGCATCATCGATGCCACGTCGCTCCCGGCCGTGGTGGCCGAGCACCTCCAATGGGTGGCCGAGCACGCACGGGAAGGTCGCATCGTCGCCTCCGGTCCGTCGTTTCGCCCGGATGGAACGGGCGACGTCGGGCTGACGGTGTTCGACGTGGAGAGCTTCGAGGCCGCCGAAACGCTGGCGAAGGGCGATCCCTTTTTCCAAAAGAAGATTGCCACGTTCGAAATTCGTCGGTGGGACGTGCGCGACGGGATCGCGACGCGATGA
- a CDS encoding transporter, giving the protein MSMSFRVATIVFLTGLSQSAEAAENGENSVILGVDTMVHARTPPPGWYFSSFTQLYLAGHSERHGVDVPGFRLVLFVQGGRLQHVWKPQLFGHSISTDMLIPVSWADIRVAGRSDNQVGMGDIQFVPLRLSNRFEVGSGSFAYAAFSKVVTPTGLYRTEPNAIASPGTNHWAFAPSVALTYFSATLNVGTTIGYVFNTKNPATHYVNGQEFQIDYVAEHKWFDAFWGGACGYFYEQMTDDVNPDPAVPGDVGNQGRVLGLGAQLRREFSFGNINVKWIHEVLAENRAEGDRFFVQLFLPL; this is encoded by the coding sequence ATGTCCATGTCGTTTCGAGTGGCAACGATCGTGTTTCTCACGGGGTTGAGTCAGTCCGCGGAGGCGGCCGAAAATGGAGAAAACTCCGTCATTCTCGGCGTGGATACGATGGTCCATGCGCGGACGCCGCCGCCGGGATGGTATTTTAGTAGCTTTACCCAGCTTTACTTGGCGGGCCACAGTGAGCGCCATGGGGTGGATGTTCCCGGCTTTCGGCTCGTCTTGTTCGTGCAAGGGGGCCGGCTTCAACATGTTTGGAAGCCGCAACTCTTTGGGCATTCGATCTCGACGGATATGTTGATTCCCGTCTCGTGGGCGGACATTCGCGTGGCGGGGCGATCGGACAACCAGGTGGGGATGGGGGACATTCAATTCGTTCCTCTTCGGCTCTCGAATCGTTTCGAGGTTGGCTCGGGCAGCTTTGCCTATGCGGCGTTCTCGAAGGTGGTGACTCCAACGGGCCTCTACCGCACGGAGCCCAACGCGATTGCTAGCCCGGGAACGAACCATTGGGCGTTTGCGCCCAGTGTGGCGCTGACCTATTTCAGCGCCACGCTCAACGTGGGAACCACCATCGGGTACGTGTTCAATACGAAGAATCCTGCAACGCACTACGTGAATGGGCAAGAGTTCCAAATCGACTACGTGGCCGAGCACAAGTGGTTCGACGCGTTCTGGGGCGGCGCGTGCGGGTACTTCTACGAGCAGATGACCGACGACGTGAACCCCGATCCCGCCGTGCCTGGCGACGTCGGGAATCAAGGGCGTGTGCTCGGTTTGGGCGCCCAGCTCCGGCGCGAATTCAGCTTTGGAAACATCAATGTGAAATGGATTCACGAAGTCTTGGCGGAGAATCGCGCGGAGGGCGACCGTTTTTTCGTGCAGCTGTTCCTCCCGCTCTGA